TGGCTGGTTGTGGCGCGGTGGGGAACAGCTCATCCAGCACCAGCAGCCGTTGGCTGAAATTGATATCCAAAATCAGTGATTGAAAGCTTTGCCGGTGATTATCAAGCTGCACGGTAATCAGCTGGCGGCGGCTTTGCAGGTCTATCAGGCTTGCATAGCGCTGCATGATGCCCGTAAGGCTCATATCCTGGGCGGGTTCAACGGCAGGTGGCGCATCGGGTGTGCGAATTTTTTGCATTACTGCGTGCAAAAGGCTCATAGCGTCATCTCAATCGGGCAAGGTGCAAGGTGTTGTAACAGGGGTAGAGCAATCGCTATGCCAGCCCGGCACCCCTTGAATTTAGAGGGGTGCCGGGCCTACTGTGATGCAGAAGGCGGCAGGGGTTTGCCGCATGTTGGCAAGCGGCAAGGCGGTTTCCCAAAGCGCTTAAAATCCGTACAATGGCGCCCCCAAAATCGCAGGCCACCCCCATGCAAGATGTAGCCGAACGCAAAGACAAGCTGGAATTCAACAAGCTCCAAAAGCGCTTGAGGCGCCAGGTAGGCACCGCCATTGTAGACTTCAACATGATTGAAGATAACGACAAGGTGATGGTGTGCTTATCCGGCGGGAAAGATTCCTACGCCATGCTGGATATCCTGATGAGCCTGCAAAAAACCGCGCCCATTCGCTTTGAGCTGGTGGCGGTGAATCTGGATCAAAAGCAGCCGGGCTTCCCCGAAGAGGTGTTACCCAACTATTTGCGTACAGTTGGGGTGCCGTTTCAGATTCTTGAAAAAGACACCTACTCGGTGGTGAAAGAGAAAATCCCGGAGGGTAAAACCACCTGCGGCCTATGCTCGCGCCTGCGCCGCGGCACCTTGTACAGCTATGCCGAAAAAATTGGCGCCACTAAAATTGCGCTCGGCCACCACCGCGATGACATGGTTGAAACCCTGTTTTTGAACATGTTTTATGGCGCCAAGCTTTCAGCCATGCCGCCTAAATTACGCGCCAGTGATGGCCGTAACATAGTGATTCGCCCGCTGGCCTATTGCCGCGAAAGCGATTTGCAGGCCTTTGCCGAGGCCCGCAATTTTCCCATCATCCCCTGTAATTTATGTGGCTCCCAGGAAAACCTGCAGCGCCAGAACATCAAGGCCATGTTGCACGAATGGGAGCGTACCCACCCGGGGCGGGTAGAGCAGATTTTTGGTGCAATGCAAAATATTGCCCCCTCCCAGCTGGCCGACCGCAACCTGTTTGATTTTGAAAACCTGAACATCGATCGCACCGGCGAGCGCGCGGAATACGCCTTTGATGATGCCTCGGTTACAGATTGGAGTGACGGTGAGGGCAGCGAGCCGAAGGCGCGGGCGGCAGGTGCGGGCGTGCAATATATAGACGCGGTAAACCTTTAGCCTTAGGCCGCCATGCGTTTACGGCGGTTAAAGGCTGTGGCTAAAAGTTCGGCATCTGTGGGCTTGGCCGATGGCATGCGCTCGCAGGTTTGCTGAATGAGTAGCCAGGCAATGGCTGTGGCGTAGCGCAGGTTGGTGATCAGCTCATCATCGGGGTTATTCAAAAAGGCCCGCTGTGAGGCCAGGCCCCGTACCGTTGAGGCAAGTTCCGGCTGGTGTACCAGGTAGGTATCCCACACTTGGCGATGTTGTTTGGAGGTAATACGGTACAGGCCCAGGCGGCGGGCGCGATCTGGGCATATGTGGTGGCCAAGTTCACTGGCTGCAGCCGCCTGGAGCAACAATTGCTCGGCACGTTTTGTATACAAACCCATCTGGCGCAGGGTAGGCCGGATAATCAAGCCCACCAGTTCCGGTTCGCAGATGCCCATGTCAATCTCCCGCTAGCGCGAATAATACTGGGGTTTCGCCTGTCCAAGGTGTAGACCCATTTGGTTCAATACGCCAGAACTTATGCAAAAAGAATCACTTGCGGCCGATTGCTATAAATGATCTGAGCAGCGGTGCTGGCTTTTTGACGCTTACCACTTAGGTGGCGCTCAGTACTAAACGTTCCAAAATCTGTGCCAGTATTTTTCGCGGGCTTACCTTTAAAAAACCAGTGGAAATCACTGGCCTTTTGCCTGGCTTAAGGCCGTTGGTAGCGCACGGGAACTTCCAGGGTTTCTTTTACCTGCTCCATAACCACATAGCTGGTGCACTCCTGTACACCCGGCAGGGTGAGCAATGTTTCACCGTAAAACTGCCTGTAGGCTGCCATGTCTGCCACGCGGGCTTTAATTAGGTAATCAAAGTTGCCGGATACCAGGTAGCACTCCTGTATTTCTGGCAGGCTGGCGGCGGCTTTTCTGAAATCTTCAAAAATATCCTGCGAGGAGCGCACCAGGCTGATTTGCACAAACACCACCAGTGCGGCATCCAGAAACTCCGGGTTCACCATGGCGGCATAGCCTTGAATGACGCCGTCGCGTTCCAGCCGCTTTACCCGCTCCATGCAAGGCGTAGCGCTCAGCCCCACCTGGCGGGACAAGTCTGCATAAGAGGTGCGGCCGTTTTTCTGGAGCACGCGAATGATGTTTTTATCAATGGTGGAGAGCTCTTTTGCGCGTTTTTTCATGTGCGTAATTCTTCTGAAAAAGGTATGGGCTGATAATAGGCGGTCATAATGGTTGAATCCACTAAAAGGTAAATTTATATAGTTGAAAGCTCTGATAAAACACGAAAATTGCAAAGGAATCACCCGTTTGCCGTGGCTATACTTCGCCCCATCGATAACCACATAAGGCCAGCCATAGTGGCCCGGCGAGAGACTGAGGTGATTTATGTTAATCGGTGTACCTAAAGAGATTAAAAACCACGAATACCGCATCGGCTTAACCCCTGCGGGCGTAAAAGAGCTGGTGATGAATGGCCACGAGGTGGTGGTTGAAAACAACGGCGGTGCGGCTATTGGTTTTGAGAACGACCAGTACATTGCAGCCGGTGCACGCATTATCGATTCGGCCGAAGAGATCTTCGCCACAGCCGACATGATCATCAAAGTTAAAGAGCCCCAGCCAAACGAGTGCCGCATGCTGCGCGAAGGCCAGCTGCTGTTCACTTACCTGCACTTGGCGCCCGATCCACAGCAAACCGAATTGCTGGTGGCCTCTGGCTGTACCGCTATTGCCTATGAAACCGTAACCGATGCCCGTGGTGGCTTGCCTCTGTTGGCGCCCATGTCTGAAGTGGCGGGCCGCATGTCTATCCAGGCCGGTGCCCACCACTTGGAGAAGGCCCAGGGCGGCCTGGGTGCGTTGCTGGGCGGCGTGCCCGGTGTAGCACCTGCCAAAGTGTTGGTGATTGGTGGTGGTGTTGTGGGTACCCAGGCTGCGCGCATGGCTGTGGGTATGGGTGCAGACGTGACCATTCTGGATCGCTCCTTGCCCCGTTTGCGTCAACTGGATACCGAATTTGACGGCCGCTTGCGCACTGTTTACTCCACCGCAGACGCCGTAGAGCAATATGCCATTGAGGCCGATCTGGTGGTAGGTGCGGTACTGATTCCCGGTGCTGCGGCGCCCAAGTTGTTAACGCGCGACATTATCAGCCGCATGAAGAAGGGCGCGGTGGTAGTGGATGTGGCCATTGACCAGGGCGGTTGCTTTGAAACCTCCAAGGCGACTACCCACCAAGAGCCTACCTATGTCGTTGATGACGTAGTGCACTACTGTGTAGCCAACATGCCAGGCGGCGTGGCCCGTACTTCTACCATTGCACTCACCAACGCCACCTTGCCGTTTGCCGTGGCGCTGGCTAACAAAGGTGCCAAGCAGGCTGTGCTGGACGATGCCCACCTGATGAATGGCCTGAACGTGCACGCTGGCAAAATCACCTATAAGGCCGTAGCAGATGTACTGGGCTACGCCTTTGTGGAGCCCAAAGAAGCCCTGGGCGCCTGATTATCGATCAATCTGTGAGACCTTAGCGAAAATTTCGCGGCCGCCTAAACAGGCGGCTTTTTTTTGCCTGCAAGGTGGGAATCCTTTGTCAGCAAGGCGTTAGGCGACTACTCTTATAAGCACCGGGCATATTGCCCAGGGAAAATTCGGTTCAGGACAATAAGAACGCCTATTGTGAATACCCCTCTGGTAGACCACTCCTTCAAAGGGATCTCATTCCGCCTGGCTAAGGTTGGGGTTGTGCTTGCCTTTTGTTTGGGCTTGGCCATGAGCTCGATTCAGTTGTACCTGGATTTGAAAGGCAATGAGGAAGACCTGGAAAACCTCATTAACCGCGTCATTGAAGTCACCACGCCACCGGCTGCCCGCGCGGTGCACACCTTGGATGATGACCTATCGCTTGAGGTGGTAAACGGGCTTTTGGCCTACGATTTTATTTACGAAGTTACCATTTCCGACGAGCTCGGCAGTGTGCTGGCCTCCGGGAGCGAGCCGCGCCCGGCCACCTCCACCCGTTGGATTACCCGCTTTATTGCAGAAGATAGTCGCTCATACGTTGCGCGCTTGACCATTCCGGGGTACGGCGACGCCGTGGCTGGCACCATCCGTTTCACCGTGGATGTAGATGTCGCCTTAGCCCCGTTCTTTGAGCGCTCCGGGCTGATTTTGGGCGCGGGCATGTTGCGCAATGCATTCCTTGTGATACTGCTGTTTTTTGCCTTTCACGTGATGCTCACCCGGCCTTTGATTCGCCTGGTACGGCAAATGAGCAGTATCGATCTTGATAAGCCCGGCACATCGCGCATTGAATATGTGGCTGATCACAAAGACGATGAGCTGGGCCAGCTGGTTTCAACCACTAACAAGCTGCTCGATTTAATGGAGCTCTCGCTCGCCAAGCGACGCGCCGTGGAATTAGCTTTGCGGCGCAGTGAAGAGCACATCCGGCAGATTATCGACAACCTACCGGTGATGGTGGGCGCCCGCAATCGCGACGGCAACTACATTTTTGCCAACAAAGCGCTGGCAAATTTTGTGGGTAAAACCACCGCTGAAATGCAAAATTGCCATGTAAGCGATTTGCTTCCCTTTTACCTCAACGATGTGGCGCGTCTGTCTGAGATTGATCGCCATGTGATCGAGGGCGAGGTGGCCAGCGAAGTAATGGAAGAAAACTTCCGCTCGGCCGATGGCAAGCAGGTGTATCTGCAAACCCACATCATGCCCATGGAATTTTACGATGAGCGCGTGGCGCTGGTGGTATCTACCGATATTTCCGAGCGCAAGCAGGCACAATTTAAAATGGAGTTTATGGCCTATCACGATGCCCTCACCAATTTGCCAAACCGCGTGCATTTGGTAGAGCGCTTGGAGCACGAGCTGCGCAGGGCCAGGCGGCACGGTTACCACGGCGCGCTGCTGTTTATAGACTTGGATCACTTCAAAACCATTAACGACTCCCTCGGACACCCAGTGGGGGATGAAGTGCTGATACAAGTGGCAGACAGGCTGGTTAAAGCGGTGCGCGAAGAAGACCTGGTTGCACGCTTAAGTGGTGATGAGTTTGTGGTTGTGCTCACAGTTTTGGATCAAGATATTTCCGCTGCCGCATTCCGTGCAGCCGAAGTGGGTGAAAAAATTCGCCAGCGCATATCCGAGCCCTACCTGTACGATGAAATGGAGCTGCGGGTGAGCGGCAGTGTGGGCATTGTGGTATACCCCGATAACGAAAGCAGTGTGCACGAGCTGATTCGCTACGCAGATACCGCCATGTACCAGGTTAAAGAGCGCGGGCGAGACGCCATAGAGTTCTTCAACACTGAAATGGCCGATAAGGTAAGCCAGCAGCTGTTAATGGAGGGCGATCTTCACCGCGCGCTTGAGCTTGAGCAATTTGAGCTCTATTACCAGCCCAAAATTGATTGCGAAACACTGGAAACCATTGGCGCAGAGGCGTTGTTGCGCTGGCAGCACCCCGATAAAGGCTTCATTTCACCTGCGGATTTCATTCCCGTACTTGAGGCCTCTGGCCTGATTGTGGGCGTGGGTGAGTGGGTGCTGGAACAAGCCTGCAAAAGCCTGGTGGCATGGCATGAAGCAGGGCTTTGGAAGCCCGGTATGCGGCTGAGTGTTAATATCAGCCCGCGCCAATTCAAGCGCAAAACCTTCGTGCAGGATGTCACCGAAATTATTGAGCGTTACGATCTGCCTAAAGAGTCTCTTGATATGGAGATTACCGAGGGCGTGGTTATTCAAAGCATTGATGAAACCATTACCACCATGGGGCGCTTGGCGGCCATGGGGGTCAGTTTCTCTCTTGATGACTTTGGTACCGGTTATTCTTCTATCAGCTATTTGAAATCCCTGCCGGTTTCCACCCTCAAAATTGATCGCAGTTTTGTGCGTGACATTGTGGACGATCAGAACGACCGTGTGTTGGTTGAAACCATCGTTACCATGGGCAGCCTGTTGGGAATGGATGTTGTAGCAGAAGGTGTTGAAGAGCAACCGCAGCTTGATTTATTAAAACAATACGGTTGCCACTTCTATCAAGGGTATTTATCCAGCCCCGCTATCGCCTTTGATCAGTTCGAGCAGTGGCTGCAAAAGCCTGCGGCTAAAGCTCACTGAATGTTGCGCAGGCGTTACCTGAAATTCGCTAAAACAGCTTGCTAAGTAATACCGGTAGTGCAGTTTCTACCCGTAAAATTCTGGGCCCAAGGCTGATTGCCTGAAAACCGATTTCCTGCAGTTTTTTAACTTCAAATTCAACGTAACCGCCTTCAGGCCCAACGGCCAAGTGGCAGTGCTTTGCGCGGGTTACACCTGTTGGGCAAGGGGTTGCCTGATAGGGGTGGGCTACATAGTTTTGACAGCCTGTAACCCTGCCGGCCAACTCATCTTCCACAAAGGGTTTAAAGCGTTTGGCGAACTCCACGGTGGGCAGCCGGGTATCTTTAGCTTGCTCCAGCCCCAGTACCAGTTGCTCGCGGATGGCCTGGGGCTGCAAAAACGGGGTTTGCCAAAAGCTTTTTTCAACCCTTGCGCCATTAATCAGGGTGATGTGCTTCACTCCCATAGCGCTCGCGGTTTGCAAAATACGCCGTAACATTTTAGGGCGGGGCAGTGAAAGTAAAAGGCTGACGGGTAATGGGGCCGGGGGTTGCTCGGTGAGTGCTATGGCTTCAAGTGTGGCCCGGGTTTCGCTGGCGTGCGTAACAATGGCCTGGCCCATGCATCCATCAATCAGCCCCACCCGAAGTTGATCGCCGGCTTGAGCTTTGTGAACCTCAAACAGGTGCTTCGCGCGGCGGCCGGTTAAAACGGCTTGATCTGATCCGGTAAAATCCTCAGTATCGAGCAGTAATAGATTCATAGGTGAGTGCAGGTGGAAAGTGGCGTCCCCGAGACGATTCGAACGTCCGACCTGCCGCTTAGGAGGCGGCTGCTCTATCCAGCTGAGCTACGGGGACTCGGCGCCAATTGTAATGATATTCAGGTAGGGTGCAATCGCCGTGTGCGTTGGCCCATGCAAGGAACCCAATAAAACCCATGTTAGATACCAAGCATTTACTTACACCTACAGATTTTCCGGCCATCACCCGCGGGCGCCTGCATACGCTGCAGGTTAATCTTGGCTACCTGTGTAATTTAAGTTGCACCCACTGCCACGTAAATGCAGGGCCCAGGCGCACAGAGCTGATGGATCGTGAAACCATTGATATGGTGATCGAGTTTGCCTTGGCGCGCGGTGTGAGCTGTGTGGATGTGACCGGCGGTGCGCCAGAAATGAACCCGCATTTTCGCTACCTGGTAGAAACGCTGCGTGGCCACGGTATCAGCCTTATAGACAGGTGTAATCTCACTATTTTGCTAGAGCCTGGCTTTGAAGATATGGCGCAATTTTTAGCCACCCATCAGGTGCATGTGGTGGCAAGTTTGCCGTGCTATGAGGCAAAAAATGTGGCAGAGCAGCGCGGCAAAGGGGTGTATGAGCAATCTGTTGAAGCCTTAGTGCAATTGAATGCACTCGGTTATGGAACCGGCGGCGCGCTAAAGCTTGACTTGGTGTATAACCCCAATGGCGCTTTTTTACCGCCACCGCAAGCCGCTTTACAGGCAGATTACAAGCGCGAATTAGGGGAGCGCCACGGTATTGTGTTTGATGAATTATTAACCATTACCAATATGCCAATCAGCCGCTTTGGCAGCGTTTTGCAATCAAAGGGCAATTTTGATGATTATTTGCAGCTGCTAAAAAACAACTACAGCCAAGCCAACCTTCACAACGTAATGTGTAAAGGGTTAATCAGTATTGACTGGCAGGGCCATGTGTACGACTGCGATTTTAACCAAATGCTTGAAATGCCAATGATCAATCATGCGGCCGAAACCATTGCAACGGATAACGCAAGGCTGCACCTGACAACACTGCTGGCGCAAGACATTGAAGGCTGGCCCATAGTGGTTGCCGAGCACTGCTATGGGTGTACTGCGGGCCAAGGGAGCAGCTGTGGTGGCGCGCTCGAATAATCTGTTGAGCGTTGTTATACCCACCTACCGCGAAGGTGGGCGCTTATTGGCGTTACTTGAGTCACTGCAAGTGAGCCGCCAAAGCGCCGTAGAGATTATTGTGGTAGACGGCGAGGGTAGCGATAGCCGTATGCCGGCGCTTTCCTCTCTGTGCGACGCGTTAATCCAATCTGCCCCCGGGCGTGGCTTGCAAATGAATGCAGGTGCCGCCGTCGCCACATCGCCTTGGCTTTTGTTTTTGCACGCAGACAGTGGCAACGCTGCCCACTGTATTGCGCAATTGCTTGTGCAGCTGAAAAATTCGCCAGATCAGGTGTGGGGCTTTTTTAAGGTGCAAATTCGGCCTTTGCATCTGGCGCTTGAATGCGTCGCAAGCTTCATGAATTTGCGTTCGCGCACCACGGGCATTGCTACCGGCGATCAGGGTATGTGGGTCAACCGGAAGGTGTTCACAGGCTGCGGCGGCTTTTCTGAATTGCGCCTGATGGAAGATATTGCATTGAGCGATCTGCTGGCCAAGCAGGCGCGCCCGCTACAATTAACAGGCCCCTTGATAACCGATGCCCGGCGTTGGCTCGCACGGGGCTGGTTGCGCACCATGGTACAGATGTGGTGGTTAAGGCTGCGCTACTGGGCCGGCACTCCCGGCGATGTTTTGGCGGCCCGCTATTACCCAAATCACAGTTTCGAGGCGCAACAGCCTGGCCTTTCACCCCGCCAACATCAAAAAGTTAAATGATCATGCAGGCCATTAAGCGCCTGCAACGCGCCCACCCAAAAACACACAATTATTAAGGCCCAGGTTATGCCCCGCGGGATAATTATTCAGTTTGCCAAGTTGCCGAGGGCCGGGCATGTGAAAACGCGCATGCAGCCAGTGTTAACAACCGCGCAAAGTTGTGCGTTGCATCAAGCACTGTTGGCGCACAGCTTTGAAACCGTCCAACGTTGGAGTGCAGCGAAGCCCGGTTGGGGGCATTGTCTGGCGGTTACTGATCCAGAAGATGCCCATTGGGGCCGATTTCAAGCGCCCTTGTGGGCACAGCCTGAGGGGGATTTAGGCGCGCGTATGGCGGCCGCGGTTCGCTGGGGTAAAGACCAGGGTGCTGGCTGCGTGCTGATTATCG
This genomic stretch from Simiduia sp. 21SJ11W-1 harbors:
- a CDS encoding TIGR04282 family arsenosugar biosynthesis glycosyltransferase; translated protein: MPRGIIIQFAKLPRAGHVKTRMQPVLTTAQSCALHQALLAHSFETVQRWSAAKPGWGHCLAVTDPEDAHWGRFQAPLWAQPEGDLGARMAAAVRWGKDQGAGCVLIIGSDCPGLGSDYLNKAAEALEGGAPLVVGPAADGGYVLIGMREPQAVFGDVHWGSDKVLAQTLARAKHLNLHVHHLPTLDDIDRPEDLVLLENWSALAPWSQFER
- the arsS gene encoding arsenosugar biosynthesis radical SAM (seleno)protein ArsS (Some members of this family are selenoproteins.) — its product is MLDTKHLLTPTDFPAITRGRLHTLQVNLGYLCNLSCTHCHVNAGPRRTELMDRETIDMVIEFALARGVSCVDVTGGAPEMNPHFRYLVETLRGHGISLIDRCNLTILLEPGFEDMAQFLATHQVHVVASLPCYEAKNVAEQRGKGVYEQSVEALVQLNALGYGTGGALKLDLVYNPNGAFLPPPQAALQADYKRELGERHGIVFDELLTITNMPISRFGSVLQSKGNFDDYLQLLKNNYSQANLHNVMCKGLISIDWQGHVYDCDFNQMLEMPMINHAAETIATDNARLHLTTLLAQDIEGWPIVVAEHCYGCTAGQGSSCGGALE
- a CDS encoding 16S rRNA (uracil(1498)-N(3))-methyltransferase; this translates as MNLLLLDTEDFTGSDQAVLTGRRAKHLFEVHKAQAGDQLRVGLIDGCMGQAIVTHASETRATLEAIALTEQPPAPLPVSLLLSLPRPKMLRRILQTASAMGVKHITLINGARVEKSFWQTPFLQPQAIREQLVLGLEQAKDTRLPTVEFAKRFKPFVEDELAGRVTGCQNYVAHPYQATPCPTGVTRAKHCHLAVGPEGGYVEFEVKKLQEIGFQAISLGPRILRVETALPVLLSKLF
- a CDS encoding Lrp/AsnC ligand binding domain-containing protein, giving the protein MKKRAKELSTIDKNIIRVLQKNGRTSYADLSRQVGLSATPCMERVKRLERDGVIQGYAAMVNPEFLDAALVVFVQISLVRSSQDIFEDFRKAAASLPEIQECYLVSGNFDYLIKARVADMAAYRQFYGETLLTLPGVQECTSYVVMEQVKETLEVPVRYQRP
- a CDS encoding bifunctional diguanylate cyclase/phosphodiesterase encodes the protein MSSIQLYLDLKGNEEDLENLINRVIEVTTPPAARAVHTLDDDLSLEVVNGLLAYDFIYEVTISDELGSVLASGSEPRPATSTRWITRFIAEDSRSYVARLTIPGYGDAVAGTIRFTVDVDVALAPFFERSGLILGAGMLRNAFLVILLFFAFHVMLTRPLIRLVRQMSSIDLDKPGTSRIEYVADHKDDELGQLVSTTNKLLDLMELSLAKRRAVELALRRSEEHIRQIIDNLPVMVGARNRDGNYIFANKALANFVGKTTAEMQNCHVSDLLPFYLNDVARLSEIDRHVIEGEVASEVMEENFRSADGKQVYLQTHIMPMEFYDERVALVVSTDISERKQAQFKMEFMAYHDALTNLPNRVHLVERLEHELRRARRHGYHGALLFIDLDHFKTINDSLGHPVGDEVLIQVADRLVKAVREEDLVARLSGDEFVVVLTVLDQDISAAAFRAAEVGEKIRQRISEPYLYDEMELRVSGSVGIVVYPDNESSVHELIRYADTAMYQVKERGRDAIEFFNTEMADKVSQQLLMEGDLHRALELEQFELYYQPKIDCETLETIGAEALLRWQHPDKGFISPADFIPVLEASGLIVGVGEWVLEQACKSLVAWHEAGLWKPGMRLSVNISPRQFKRKTFVQDVTEIIERYDLPKESLDMEITEGVVIQSIDETITTMGRLAAMGVSFSLDDFGTGYSSISYLKSLPVSTLKIDRSFVRDIVDDQNDRVLVETIVTMGSLLGMDVVAEGVEEQPQLDLLKQYGCHFYQGYLSSPAIAFDQFEQWLQKPAAKAH
- the ald gene encoding alanine dehydrogenase — protein: MLIGVPKEIKNHEYRIGLTPAGVKELVMNGHEVVVENNGGAAIGFENDQYIAAGARIIDSAEEIFATADMIIKVKEPQPNECRMLREGQLLFTYLHLAPDPQQTELLVASGCTAIAYETVTDARGGLPLLAPMSEVAGRMSIQAGAHHLEKAQGGLGALLGGVPGVAPAKVLVIGGGVVGTQAARMAVGMGADVTILDRSLPRLRQLDTEFDGRLRTVYSTADAVEQYAIEADLVVGAVLIPGAAAPKLLTRDIISRMKKGAVVVDVAIDQGGCFETSKATTHQEPTYVVDDVVHYCVANMPGGVARTSTIALTNATLPFAVALANKGAKQAVLDDAHLMNGLNVHAGKITYKAVADVLGYAFVEPKEALGA
- a CDS encoding TIGR04283 family arsenosugar biosynthesis glycosyltransferase — translated: MARSNNLLSVVIPTYREGGRLLALLESLQVSRQSAVEIIVVDGEGSDSRMPALSSLCDALIQSAPGRGLQMNAGAAVATSPWLLFLHADSGNAAHCIAQLLVQLKNSPDQVWGFFKVQIRPLHLALECVASFMNLRSRTTGIATGDQGMWVNRKVFTGCGGFSELRLMEDIALSDLLAKQARPLQLTGPLITDARRWLARGWLRTMVQMWWLRLRYWAGTPGDVLAARYYPNHSFEAQQPGLSPRQHQKVK
- the ttcA gene encoding tRNA 2-thiocytidine(32) synthetase TtcA — protein: MQDVAERKDKLEFNKLQKRLRRQVGTAIVDFNMIEDNDKVMVCLSGGKDSYAMLDILMSLQKTAPIRFELVAVNLDQKQPGFPEEVLPNYLRTVGVPFQILEKDTYSVVKEKIPEGKTTCGLCSRLRRGTLYSYAEKIGATKIALGHHRDDMVETLFLNMFYGAKLSAMPPKLRASDGRNIVIRPLAYCRESDLQAFAEARNFPIIPCNLCGSQENLQRQNIKAMLHEWERTHPGRVEQIFGAMQNIAPSQLADRNLFDFENLNIDRTGERAEYAFDDASVTDWSDGEGSEPKARAAGAGVQYIDAVNL